One Klebsiella electrica genomic window, CTCTACTCAGTCCGCTGATTGAGATGAGCAGGTTAAGCCACTACCTCTGTAACGTGAAAGACGACGAGATATACGCAAAATTATTCAGGATGCGCCAAGGCGGCGAAAGAGAGAATCTCCGGAACTGACATCATCAGTGAGTCAGTAACAGGGGTGAACGAGCAAGCCGACGCAGAAGCAATCTGAAAAATGACGCGTATAAATGGAATCTTCTCTGGTGATACATCCCAGGCTGTTCCCCTGCTAATTGCGCTGTGTTTCCGTTTGAAATACAGGCGACCGACACTCTGCGCCTCTTAAGCGCGCGACAACCGTGAGGTTGGCGACGTGAAACAGACACGAGGCCATCGGTTCCCCCCGGCAAGGCAATACTCTGCCCGCAGCTTAGTCGTCAATGTAAGAATAATGAGTAAGTTACGATGAAAAGAATGTTAATCAACGCAACTCAGCAGGAAGAGTTGCGCGTCGCCCTTGTTGATGGGCAGCGCCTGTACGACCTGGATATCGAAAGCCCCGGGCACGAACAGAAAAAAGCGAACATCTACAAAGGCAAAATTACCCGTATTGAACCTAGCCTTGAAGCCGCGTTTGTTGATTACGGCGCCGAGCGTCATGGTTTCCTCCCCCTCAAAGAAATCGCCCGCGAATACTTCCCTGCCAACTACAATTCTCATGGTCGTCCGAATATTAAGGATGTGCTGCGTGAAGGTCAGGAAGTGATTGTGCAGATTGATAAAGAAGAACGTGGCAACAAAGGCGCCGCGCTCACCACCTTTATCAGCCTGGCGGGTAGCTATCTGGTACTGATGCCAAACAACCCGCGCGCGGGCGGTATCTCACGCCGCATCGAGGGTGACGATCGTACCGAACTGAAAGAAGCGCTGGCCAGCCTTGAGCTGCCGGACGGCATGGGGCTTATCGTACGCACCGCCGGCGTCGGCAAATCTGCCGAAGCGCTGCAGTGGGACCTGAGCTTCCGTCTGAAACACTGGGAAGCCATCCAGAAAGCCGCTGAAAGCCGCCCGGCGCCGTTCCTGATTCATCAGGAAAGCAACGTCATCGTGCGCGCCTTCCGTGATTATCTGCGCCAGGATATCGGCGAAATCCTGATCGATAACCCAAAAGTGCTTGAGCTGGCTCGCCAGCACATCGCCGCACTGGGTCGCCCGGATTTCAGCAGCAAAATCAAACTGTACACCGGTGAAATTCCGCTGTTCAGCCACTATCAAATCGAATCGCAGATTGAATCCGCCTTCCAGCGCGAAGTGCGCCTGCCTTCCGGCGGGTCTATCGTTATCGACAGCACCGAAGCGTTAACCGCTATCGATATCAACTCCGCTCGCGCCACCCGCGGCGGCGACATCGAAGAAACGGCATTCAACACCAACCTGGAAGCGGCCGATGAGATTGCCCGCCAGCTGCGTCTGCGTGACCTCGGCGGCCTGATTGTCATCGACTTCATCGACATGACGCCGGTACGCCACCAGCGCGCGGTCGAAAACCGCCTGCGCGAAGCGGTGCGCCAGGATCGTGCGCGCATCCAGATCAGCCACATCTCTCGCTTCGGTCTGCTCGAAATGTCGCGTCAGCGCCTGAGCCCGTCGCTGGGTGAATCCAGCCATCACGTCTGCCCGCGCTGTAGCGGTACCGGCACCGTGCGTGATAACGAATCCCTGTCGCTCTCTATCCTGCGTCTGATTGAAGAAGAAGCGCTGAAAGAGAACACCCAGGAAGTTCACGCCATCGTGCCTGTGCCGATTGCGTCCTACCTGCTGAACGAAAAACGTGCCGCGGTGAGCGCCATTGAAACCCGTCAGGGCGACGTTCGCGTGATCATCGTCCCGAACGATCAGATGGAAACCCCGCACTACTCCGTGCTGCGCGTGCGCAAAGGCGAAGAGACCTCTACCCTGAGCTATCTGCTGCCTAAACTGCACGAAGAAGAGATGGCGCTGCCTGCGGATGAAGAGCCTGCCGAACGTAAACGCCCTGAGCAGCCGGCCCTGGCCACCTTCGTGATGCCGGACGTACCGCCTGCGCCAGAGCAGGACGTTCCTGTTGCCGCACCTGCCGCCGCGAAACCCGCGGTAGCCACTGCCGCGCCGGCGCAGCCTGGTCTGCTCTCACGCTTCTTTGGCGCCCTGAAAAACATCTTCTCCGGCGCAGAAGAAACTAAACCGGCAGAACCTCAGGTAGAGAAGAAAGCCGAAGAGAAACCGGAACGTCAGCAAGAGCGTCGTAAACCGCGGACCAACAATCGCCGCGATCGCAACGATCGTCGTGATAACCGCGACGGTCGTGATAACCGCGACAGCCGCGCTGAAAATACGGAAGGCCGTGAGCCTCGCGAATCCCGCGAGGAAAATCGCCGTAATCGTCGCGAGAAGCAGCAGCAGAATGTCGAGCCGCGTGAATCTCGCCAGACGGTGACCGAGGACGCGGAAAAAGGCAAAGCGCGCGATGAGCAGCAGCCGCGCCGTGAGCGTAATCGTCGTCGTAACGACGACAAGCGCCAGGCCCCGCAGGAAGCTAAAGCACCAACGCGCGAAGAGCCGGTAGCCCCGCAGGAAGTCGAACAGGAAGAGCGCGTTCAGACGATGTCCCGACGTAAACCGCGTCAGTTATCCCAGAAGGTTCGCATTGAATCTGCGGTCGCTGAAACGGCTGCTCAGGTTGTTGAAACCGCGGCTGCGGTCCAGCCGGAAGCCGTCGCTCCGCGCACGGAACTGGCGAAAGTCGATCTGCCTGCCGTCGTTGAACATAATGGCGACCATGACGACAACAGCGAGTCCCGCGAAGCCAACGGTATGCCGCGTCGCTCTCGTCGCTCGCCGCGTCATCTGCGCGTCAGCGGTCAGCGCCGTCGTCGTTACCGCGATGAGC contains:
- the rne gene encoding ribonuclease E, giving the protein MKRMLINATQQEELRVALVDGQRLYDLDIESPGHEQKKANIYKGKITRIEPSLEAAFVDYGAERHGFLPLKEIAREYFPANYNSHGRPNIKDVLREGQEVIVQIDKEERGNKGAALTTFISLAGSYLVLMPNNPRAGGISRRIEGDDRTELKEALASLELPDGMGLIVRTAGVGKSAEALQWDLSFRLKHWEAIQKAAESRPAPFLIHQESNVIVRAFRDYLRQDIGEILIDNPKVLELARQHIAALGRPDFSSKIKLYTGEIPLFSHYQIESQIESAFQREVRLPSGGSIVIDSTEALTAIDINSARATRGGDIEETAFNTNLEAADEIARQLRLRDLGGLIVIDFIDMTPVRHQRAVENRLREAVRQDRARIQISHISRFGLLEMSRQRLSPSLGESSHHVCPRCSGTGTVRDNESLSLSILRLIEEEALKENTQEVHAIVPVPIASYLLNEKRAAVSAIETRQGDVRVIIVPNDQMETPHYSVLRVRKGEETSTLSYLLPKLHEEEMALPADEEPAERKRPEQPALATFVMPDVPPAPEQDVPVAAPAAAKPAVATAAPAQPGLLSRFFGALKNIFSGAEETKPAEPQVEKKAEEKPERQQERRKPRTNNRRDRNDRRDNRDGRDNRDSRAENTEGREPRESREENRRNRREKQQQNVEPRESRQTVTEDAEKGKARDEQQPRRERNRRRNDDKRQAPQEAKAPTREEPVAPQEVEQEERVQTMSRRKPRQLSQKVRIESAVAETAAQVVETAAAVQPEAVAPRTELAKVDLPAVVEHNGDHDDNSESREANGMPRRSRRSPRHLRVSGQRRRRYRDERYPTQSPMPLTVACASPEMASGKVWIRYPVVRAQDQQQEEQQVQASVTETVAPVAVAEAAIAEVVAPAVAEAAPVAAEQPVVAEATVAEAAQTVQPEVAAQDVIAAETPVVTAETSVAPVAAEPEAAAEAVVEETAPVVAQEVPAAQAIEPTPVVEAAPVVETAPVVESAPAPVVAAAPAAAVIVSHRHATAPMTRAPAPAYEPEAPRHSDWVRPSFAFDGKGAAGGHSATHQATAEPTRPQPAE